The proteins below come from a single Necator americanus strain Aroian chromosome V, whole genome shotgun sequence genomic window:
- a CDS encoding hypothetical protein (NECATOR_CHRV.G19488.T2): protein MLALKRLQSQYRSFQTKPSLWKAYTATFTDYLEQGIIEEVDEHQFDDHRVYYIPHQAVIKETSATTKLRVVFDASSLYRGAPSLNDCLHSGPAILPDMVGILLRSRLTPYLLIADVEKAFLQIRLQRNQRDATRFLWLRNPNLPPTAYNLRTFRFTRVQFGITASPFLLAASILYYLHLEPSKPLHKEIEHNIYVDNILLSASSERQAIKKYRSSKSLFNSMHMNLREFLCNSNTVKQSIEPSDRVRNPSSVKLLGISWNSRTDTLLIPLKTASAKVYSKRTALSACSSTFDPLGLLTPFLVPFKVFIQDIWKKEYRWDTQFDQEDHQRWDELVQ, encoded by the coding sequence ATGTTAGCCCTTAAGCGTCTTCAGAGCCAGTACCGTTCCTTCCAAACCAAACCATCCCTATGGAAAGCATATACCGCAACCTTTACCGACTACCTGGAGCAGGGCATAATAGAGGAGGTCGACGAGCACCAGTTCGACGACCACAGAGTCTATTATATCCCGCATCAGGCAGTCATAAAGGAAACATCGGCCACCACTAAATTGAGAGTCGTGTTCGATGCGTCCTCCCTCTACAGAGGCGCACCGAGCTTAAACGACTGTCTCCACTCTGGCCCCGCAATCCTACCAGACATGGTAGGAATTCTTCTCCGTAGCCGCTTAACACCATATCTCCTTATTGCCGACGTAGAGAAGGCTTTCCTTCAGATTCGTCTACAACGTAATCAACGGGATGCCACTCGTTTCCTTTGGCTTCGCAACCCTAACCTACCACCAACTGCGTATAATCTTCGGACCTTCCGGTTTACCCGCGTACAATTCGGTATAACCGCATCACCATTCCTTTTAGCCGCATCCATACTGTATTACCTCCATCTTGAACCATCGAAGCCACTCCATAAGGAGATCGAGCACAACATCTACGTCGACAACATCCTTCTTAGTGCCTCGTCCGAGCGACAAGCCATTAAGAAGTACCGCTCTTCCAAATCCCTATTCAACTCCATGCACATGAACCTTCGAGAGTTCTTGTGCAACTCCAACACCGTTAAGCAGTCCATCGAGCCATCTGATCGAGTCAGGAATCCATCTTCCGTGAAGCTCCTTGGTATTTCCTGGAATTCACGCACCGACACCCTTCTCATACCACTTAAAACCGCATCCGCGAAAGTGTACTCGAAGCGCACAGCGCTCAGTGCATGTTCATCCACCTTTGATCCACTTGGTCTTCTCACACCATTTTTAGTGCCCTTCAAGGTATTCATCCAGGACATCTGGAAGAAGGAATACCGGTGGGACACTCAATTTGACCAAGAAGACCATCAGCGATGGGACGAATTGGTCCAGTAG
- a CDS encoding hypothetical protein (NECATOR_CHRV.G19490.T1), with protein MEHYRESESTLKRLPLDKYNAHRAADGLIRCPNRLDHARTSSQSSAPILLIPEHHFVHLLVMYHHKTRFHSGVHATIAALRTSYFIPSIKTTVTRILRLCTVCRRAQGHAYRYPEMPSLPPERVNRSRSFQKVGLDYLGPLYYRDQLHSQAKIWICLFTCMATRAVHLELVHNNTAFEFLLAFRRFIARRGTPDLIISDNATTFRSANDSLQSTIYNRKAKEKISTQLANRKIKWRFITPLSPWKGGFYERLVGLLKSAFKKAIKHTLLPLSHLDFVSPQVELQLPSPHHNPLYIPPNRLSEWYKETLAVLNNFWDIWYEDYLSAISARHQHRIHQGRSSPLIPSVGDVVLIADKNVPRGQWPLAIITTIHRTESNIPRSAAVRIANGHELQRTINQLHPLEISAKEDPRPKKSRQQLQPTRIQPPRAAKRVRFALGTKRA; from the coding sequence ATGGAGCATTACCGCGAGAGTGAATCTACGTTGAAACGACTACCATTGGATAAGTACAACGCTCACCGCGCTGCAGATGGATTGATCCGATGTCCTAATCGATTAGACCATGCTCGGACTTCGTCTCAGTCATCTGCACCTATCCTTCTTATTCCGGAGCACCACTTTGTCCATCTTCTCGTTATGTACCACCACAAGACCAGATTCCATTCAGGTGTTCATGCCACAATAGCCGCTCTCCGCACATCATATTTTATCCCTTCCATAAAAACCACCGTCACCAGGATCCTTCGGCTCTGCACAGTATGTAGAAGAGCCCAAGGACACGCTTACCGCTATCCTGAGATGCCTAGTCTCCCTCCGGAACGAGTCAACCGCTCTAGATCGTTCCAGAAGGTTGGACTAGACTACTTAGGACCACTTTATTATAGAGATCAGCTCCATTCTCAGGCCAAGATTTGGATCTGTCTCTTCACCTGTATGGCAACCCGCGCTGTACATCTCGAGTTAGTCCACAACAACACCGCATTCGAGTTTTTACTCGCCTTTCGCCGTTTCATTGCTCGCAGAGGCACTCCGGACCTCATTATCAGCGACAATGCCACCACTTTCCGCTCAGCCAACGATTCCCTACAAAGCACCATCTATAACCGCAAAGCCAAAGAAAAGATATCCACTCAACTCGCCAACCGCAAGATCAAATGGAGGTTCATCACTCCTCTTTCCCCATGGAAAGGAGGATTTTATGAACGTCTAGTCGGTCTCCTCAAATCCGCATTCAAGAAAGCCATCAAACATACCCTATTACCACTTTCCCATTTAGATTTCGTCTCACCGCAAGTGGAACTCCAATTACCATCTCCACACCACAACCCTCTCTACATCCCTCCAAACCGTCTTTCCGAATGGTATAAGGAGACACTCGCCGTATTGAACAACTTCTGGGACATTTGGTACGAAGACTACTTATCCGCAATATCCGCACGTCACCAACACCGTATCCATCAAGGAAGATCAAGTCCACTCATTCCATCGGTAGGAGACGTTGTTCTCATTGCCGATAAGAATGTTCCACGTGGACAATGGCCTTTAGCCATCATAACCACTATCCACCGCACCGAATCCAACATACCCAGATCAGCCGCTGTCCGCATTGCAAACGGTCATGAGTTGCAGAGAACGATCAATCAACTACATCCATTGGAGATTTCTGCAAAGGAAGACCCACGACCGAAGAAGAGCCGCCAACAACTGCAACCCACACGAATCCAACCACCACGAGCAGCCAAACGGGTACGATTTGCACTTGGTACGAAGCGAGCGTGA
- a CDS encoding hypothetical protein (NECATOR_CHRV.G19491.T1) — protein sequence MVKWFSAADGLGLRFGPRGQPARDRVVAVVWRCGYRTRRNITRRNTTPRIMRIRDWSEIGRVAKEKLGPRLLGASLYIWLPRGNATVIHCHWQCFPRGARERRPAGWESRAGHDTGGSRKEPLGRRWRPDGTGHKWDLEGPMVAENRSSTSQTNTTYGLF from the coding sequence ATGGTTAAGTGGTTCTCGGCGGCAGATGGATTAGGGTTGCGGTTCGGACCCCGTGGGCAGCCAGCCAGGGATAGGGTTGTTGCGGTGGTGTGGCGGTGCGGCTATCGAACGAGGCGGAATATAACGCGACGCAACACGACACCACGAATAATGCGAATAAGAGACTGGTCCGAGATCGGGAGAGTggcgaaagaaaaactgggaCCCCGACTGCTCGGTGCCAGCCTTTATATATGGCTGCCGCGTGGGAacgctaccgtaatacattgccatTGGCAATGTTTCCCACGCGGTGCGCGAGAACGGAGGCCggctggctgggaaagtcgtgccgggcacgacaCTGGGGGCAGCCGAAAAGAACCGCTAGGGCGAAGATGGAGGCCTGATGGTACTGGCCACAAGTGGGACCTCGAAGGGCCAATGGTTGCCGAGAACCGGTCATCTACGAGTCAGACAAACACAACCTACGGGTTATTCTAG
- a CDS encoding hypothetical protein (NECATOR_CHRV.G19492.T2), producing the protein MFPSSSILIAIFIGGSAATVEVPMMDNQFMKRKKDVRSRTVAMSQVISHAQRTKQQRLYQLLPQPQVEVVQRQEQELLQEELSVKKSVLMEEWLALPTTKNIVRFLIYP; encoded by the exons ATGTTTCCGTCCTCTTCA ATTCTCATCGCTATCTTCATTGGTGGTAGCGCTGCTACAGTAG AGGTCCCGATGATGGACAACCAATttatgaaaaggaagaaagatgtACGAAGCCGGACAGTGGCGATGTCTCAAGTTATATCCCATGCACAACGTACCAAG CAGCAACGACTATATCAGTTGCTACCACAGCCGCAGGTGGAAGTAGTGCAGCGCCAGGAACAGGAGCTACTGCAGGAGGAGTTG AGcgtaaaaaaaagcgttcTAATGGAAGAATGGTTAGCGTTGCCCACTACTAAGAATATCGTTCGCTTCCTCATTTATCCATAG
- a CDS encoding hypothetical protein (NECATOR_CHRV.G19492.T3), producing MFPSSSILIAIFIGGSAATAYRSAVKLGCIQRNCNGKLMAKGPDDGQPIYEKEERCTKPDSGDVSSYIPCTTYQAATTISVATTAAGGSSAAPGTGATAGGVERKKKRSNGRMVSVAHY from the exons ATGTTTCCGTCCTCTTCA ATTCTCATCGCTATCTTCATTGGTGGTAGCGCTGCTACA GCTTATAGAAGTGCTGTAAAACTTGGTTGCATTCAAAGGAACTGTAATGGAAAACTCATGGCCAA AGGTCCCGATGATGGACAACCAATttatgaaaaggaagaaagatgtACGAAGCCGGACAGTGGCGATGTCTCAAGTTATATCCCATGCACAACGTACCAAG CAGCAACGACTATATCAGTTGCTACCACAGCCGCAGGTGGAAGTAGTGCAGCGCCAGGAACAGGAGCTACTGCAGGAGGAGTTG AGcgtaaaaaaaagcgttcTAATGGAAGAATGGTTAGCGTTGCCCACTACTAA
- a CDS encoding hypothetical protein (NECATOR_CHRV.G19492.T4), giving the protein MFPSSSILIAIFIGGSAATVEVPMMDNQFMKRKKDVRSRTVAMSQVISHAQRTKQQRLYQLLPQPQVEVVQRQEQELLQEELDAHVSTATNSHSVYTSYCVFFL; this is encoded by the exons ATGTTTCCGTCCTCTTCA ATTCTCATCGCTATCTTCATTGGTGGTAGCGCTGCTACAGTAG AGGTCCCGATGATGGACAACCAATttatgaaaaggaagaaagatgtACGAAGCCGGACAGTGGCGATGTCTCAAGTTATATCCCATGCACAACGTACCAAG CAGCAACGACTATATCAGTTGCTACCACAGCCGCAGGTGGAAGTAGTGCAGCGCCAGGAACAGGAGCTACTGCAGGAGGAGTTG GACGCACATGTTTCTACAGCTACGAATTCACATTCTGTATACACTTCGTACTGTGTTTTCTTCCTCTAG
- a CDS encoding hypothetical protein (NECATOR_CHRV.G19492.T1), whose translation MFPSSSILIAIFIGGSAATVAFQQAYRSAVKLGCIQRNCNGKLMAKGPDDGQPIYEKEERCTKPDSGDVSSYIPCTTYQGSSCAAAMKLCVAGYIDLSKSTTTAATTISVATTAAGGSSAAPGTGATAGGVGRSIIVPSPFLHPDTSGRVQTFLSKQKMSVEDAHVSTATNSHSVYTSYCVFFL comes from the exons ATGTTTCCGTCCTCTTCA ATTCTCATCGCTATCTTCATTGGTGGTAGCGCTGCTACAGTAG CATTTCAACAGGCTTATAGAAGTGCTGTAAAACTTGGTTGCATTCAAAGGAACTGTAATGGAAAACTCATGGCCAA AGGTCCCGATGATGGACAACCAATttatgaaaaggaagaaagatgtACGAAGCCGGACAGTGGCGATGTCTCAAGTTATATCCCATGCACAACGTACCAAGGTTCCTCATGTGCTGCTGCAATGAAGCTGTGTGTTGCTGGATACATTGACCTTAGTAAATCAACTACTACAGCAGCAACGACTATATCAGTTGCTACCACAGCCGCAGGTGGAAGTAGTGCAGCGCCAGGAACAGGAGCTACTGCAGGAGGAGTTGGTAGGTCTATAATTGTACCATCCCCTTTTTTACATCCAGACACCTCTGGTCGAGTCCAAACATTTCTATCTAAGCAAAAAATGAGTGTTGAGGACGCACATGTTTCTACAGCTACGAATTCACATTCTGTATACACTTCGTACTGTGTTTTCTTCCTCTAG